A genomic region of Melanotaenia boesemani isolate fMelBoe1 chromosome 21, fMelBoe1.pri, whole genome shotgun sequence contains the following coding sequences:
- the LOC121633025 gene encoding cardiac-enriched FHL2-interacting protein, translating to MTCVEKRHINHRMGSMLHHRFPNSFTDLFMDETDREVSTLTDRAFRSLCIGDDAVYNDDFLYGYSPFSCHKPLAGEPLKKNHHKESKKSGQHKHDKSDAQKDISHMSSLLKALSVAEESCEGMLIKNGGVTDSNGESWDKSALRSIQRELSEFSTDYHTGLTNRHYKDHLRHQSGDGLSNKMGKDVGLPYGKSTKVKNGKSTAKLRKLNIKNFFLHSEFSPFQTWRDFNRYPFGQEDTVSTILSTDNAPKWYDMPFYKELTEAHRKQTLHTEEAQTCHKEAVEPTSPTALKPMPPPPPPKVLPKHSATPAEKRCSSDGGDGTAAPWRRNRSRAKSAIPASQAGIVPQESNSKAAVESLLLVKKEFKSVEVKAVEEANSLASTPFSICQLMTPLIPSRQPTETSEILQNVLSPSALDLPVRPHSEAKVTPELPVKRESYKSLAFSILFNLKDNRKRVKSRYSPPKFKTLELPEVR from the exons ATGACCTGTGTGGAAAAGCGACACATTAACCATCGGATGGGAAGCATGCTCCACCATCGCTTCCCCAACAGCTTCACCGACCTGTTCATGGACGAAACGGATCGAGAGGTCAGCACCCTCACCGATAGAGCCTTCCGTAGCCTCTGCATTGGAGACGACGCGGTTTACAATGACGACTTCCTGTACGGATACTCACCTTTCAGCTGCCACAAACCTTTGGCAGGGGAgcctcttaaaaaaaatcaccacaAGGAATCTAAAAAATCTGGGCAACACAAGCATGACAAAAGTGATGCGCAGAAGGACATATCCCACATGTCATCACTCCTCAAGGCACTGAGCGTTGCAGAGGAAAGCTGTGAGGGGATGTTGATCAAAAATGGAGGGGTCACAGACTCTAATGGAGAATCATGGGATAAGTCTGCACTTCGCAGCATCCAGAGGGAGTTATCAGAATTCTCCACAGATTATCACACCGGTCTCACTAATAGACATTATAAGGACCATTTGCGGCATCAGTCTGGCGATGGTTTATCAAACAAAATGGGCAAAGATGTCGGTCTTCCCTATGGGAAATCCACAAAAGTTAAAAACGGGAAATCCACAGCCAAGTTAAGAAAACTTAACATCAAAAACTTTTTCCTCCACAGTGAGTTCAGTCCTTTCCAAACATGGAGAGACTTTAACCGGTACCCCTTTGGCCAAGAGGACACGGTCTCCACTATCCTCTCTACAGATAATGCTCCTAAATGGTACGACATGCCATTTTACAAGGAGCTAACTGAGGCCCATAGAAAACAGACTCTGCATACAGAAGAGGCACAGACATGCCACAAAGAAGCAGTTGAGCCTACTTCCCCCACTGCTCTTAAACCCATGCCTCCCCCTCCACCTCCAAAGGTTCTGCCAAAGCACTCAGCCACCCCTGCAGAGAAGAGGTGCTCTTCAGATGGAGGGGATGGGACTGCTGCCCCCTGGAGGCGCAACAGGTCCAGGGCAAAAAGTGCTATTCCAGCCAGCCAGGCTGGGATAGTACCTCAAGAAAGCAACTCAAAAGCAGCTGTTGAGAGTCTTTTATTGgttaaaaaggaatttaaatCTGTGGAGGTGAAAGCAGTTGAAGAGGCCAACTCTTTGGCTTCCACTCCGTTCAGCATCTGCCAGCTGATGACTCCCCTCATTCCCTCCAGACAACCGACAGAAACGTCAGAAATCCTCCAAAACGTCCTTTCGCCCTCGGCTCTCGATCTTCCGGTTAGACCTCACTCTGAGGCCAAAGTGACTCCTGAACTTCCAGTCAAGCGAGAAAGCTACAAATCACTCGCCTTCAGCATCCTCTTTAATttgaaagacaacaggaaaagGGTGAAGAGCCGTTACAGTCCACCTAAATTCAAAACTTTAGAGCTGCCTGAAG TGCGATAG
- the LOC121631958 gene encoding bone morphogenetic protein 2-like isoform X2 → MPAGSLRLLLLALQLARVTQLATAQGTGSAGKQDGLDAMFNLRDLPRAPDLAPRKKAPQFMLDFFKAVSDTEGTPRSQKEILDGTIVRSFEDKGPNRERFHFFNLSSFSREEIMIKAEFRWFRKKQNFHFGKFHGPHFYKVDLYEVIDSGVKPWRGNLITSRPVPLYTQGWEVFNVTQMVSKWIQNSQENKGILVVTTFPYGSWMESMVSSSKEARELTDTSAYLVIFSDNGRTGANQSYMEQAQPAAAPEPQDHLSRRRRESSGFSPRGRSCHRVPLFVDFDEIGWSGWIISPRGYNAYHCKGSCPFPLGVGLRATNHATVRSIMHALKVSSDEVGAPCCVPDRLQSISLLYFDDEENVVLKQYDDMLALSCGCH, encoded by the exons ATGCCAGCAGGATCCCtgcgcctcctcctcctcgcccTCCAGCTGGCGCGCGTCACCCAGCTGGCAACCGCGCAGGGCACAGGATCGGCGGGGAAACAGGATGGTTTGGATGCGATGTTCAATCTGAGAGACTTACCCCGAGCTCCGGACTTGGCTCCGCGCAAGAAGGCGCCGCAGTTcatgttggatttttttaaagcgGTGTCAGACACCGAGGGGACCCCGAGGAGCCAGAAGGAGATTCTGGATGGAACCATAGTGCGCAGTTTTGAGGACAAAG gTCCTAACAGGGAGAGGTTCCACTTCTTCAACTTGTCGTCTTTTAGCAGAGAGGAGATCATGATCAAAGCTGAGTTCCGCTGGTTCAGAAAGAAACAGAACTTTCACTTCGGAAAGTTTCATGGTCCTCATTTCTATAAG GTGGATCTATATGAAGTAATTGATAGCGGAGTGAAACCATGGAGAGGAAACCTCATCACTTCCAGACCGGTGCCCCTCTACACACAAGGATGGGAAGTCTTCAATGTCACTCAAAtg GTATCTAAGTGGATCCAGAACAGTCAAGAAAATAAAGGTATACTTGTGGTGACCACGTTCCCATATGGTAGCTGGATGGAGTCAATGGTGTCCTCTTCCAAGGAGGCCAGAGAGCTGACAGACACAAGTGCCTATCTGGTCATATTCTCAGATAATGGGAGGACAGGAGCAAACCAGTCGTATATGG AACAAGCccaacctgcagcagctcctgAGCCCCAAGACCACCTCAGCAGGAGGCGACGTGAGTCCTCCGGTTTCTCGCCCCGCGGCCGCTCCTGCCATCGGGTCCCCCTGTTTGTTGACTTTGACGAGATCGGCTGGTCCGGATGGATCATCTCTCCACGTGGATACAACGCCTACCACTGCAAAGGCTCCTGCCCCTTCCCACTGGGAGTGGGCCTCCGAGCCACTAACCACGCCACCGTGCGCTCCATCATGCATGCGCTCAAGGTCTCCAGCGATGAAGTGGGAGCGCCCTGCTGTGTGCCTGACAGACTCCAGTCCATCAGTTTGCTGTACTTTGACGATGAGGAGaatgtggttttaaagcagtATGATGACATGCTGGCGTTAAGCTGTGGCTGTCATTGA
- the LOC121631958 gene encoding bone morphogenetic protein 2-like isoform X1 → MPAGSLRLLLLALQLARVTQLATAQGTGSAGKQDGLDAMFNLRDLPRAPDLAPRKKAPQFMLDFFKAVSDTEGTPRSQKEILDGTIVRSFEDKGPNRERFHFFNLSSFSREEIMIKAEFRWFRKKQNFHFGKFHGPHFYKVDLYEVIDSGVKPWRGNLITSRPVPLYTQGWEVFNVTQMVSKWIQNSQENKGILVVTTFPYGSWMESMVSSSKEARELTDTSAYLVIFSDNGRTGANQSYMACWSPAEQAQPAAAPEPQDHLSRRRRESSGFSPRGRSCHRVPLFVDFDEIGWSGWIISPRGYNAYHCKGSCPFPLGVGLRATNHATVRSIMHALKVSSDEVGAPCCVPDRLQSISLLYFDDEENVVLKQYDDMLALSCGCH, encoded by the exons ATGCCAGCAGGATCCCtgcgcctcctcctcctcgcccTCCAGCTGGCGCGCGTCACCCAGCTGGCAACCGCGCAGGGCACAGGATCGGCGGGGAAACAGGATGGTTTGGATGCGATGTTCAATCTGAGAGACTTACCCCGAGCTCCGGACTTGGCTCCGCGCAAGAAGGCGCCGCAGTTcatgttggatttttttaaagcgGTGTCAGACACCGAGGGGACCCCGAGGAGCCAGAAGGAGATTCTGGATGGAACCATAGTGCGCAGTTTTGAGGACAAAG gTCCTAACAGGGAGAGGTTCCACTTCTTCAACTTGTCGTCTTTTAGCAGAGAGGAGATCATGATCAAAGCTGAGTTCCGCTGGTTCAGAAAGAAACAGAACTTTCACTTCGGAAAGTTTCATGGTCCTCATTTCTATAAG GTGGATCTATATGAAGTAATTGATAGCGGAGTGAAACCATGGAGAGGAAACCTCATCACTTCCAGACCGGTGCCCCTCTACACACAAGGATGGGAAGTCTTCAATGTCACTCAAAtg GTATCTAAGTGGATCCAGAACAGTCAAGAAAATAAAGGTATACTTGTGGTGACCACGTTCCCATATGGTAGCTGGATGGAGTCAATGGTGTCCTCTTCCAAGGAGGCCAGAGAGCTGACAGACACAAGTGCCTATCTGGTCATATTCTCAGATAATGGGAGGACAGGAGCAAACCAGTCGTATATGG CCTGTTGGTCTCCTGCAGAACAAGCccaacctgcagcagctcctgAGCCCCAAGACCACCTCAGCAGGAGGCGACGTGAGTCCTCCGGTTTCTCGCCCCGCGGCCGCTCCTGCCATCGGGTCCCCCTGTTTGTTGACTTTGACGAGATCGGCTGGTCCGGATGGATCATCTCTCCACGTGGATACAACGCCTACCACTGCAAAGGCTCCTGCCCCTTCCCACTGGGAGTGGGCCTCCGAGCCACTAACCACGCCACCGTGCGCTCCATCATGCATGCGCTCAAGGTCTCCAGCGATGAAGTGGGAGCGCCCTGCTGTGTGCCTGACAGACTCCAGTCCATCAGTTTGCTGTACTTTGACGATGAGGAGaatgtggttttaaagcagtATGATGACATGCTGGCGTTAAGCTGTGGCTGTCATTGA